The proteins below are encoded in one region of Ricinus communis isolate WT05 ecotype wild-type chromosome 6, ASM1957865v1, whole genome shotgun sequence:
- the LOC125370278 gene encoding uncharacterized protein LOC125370278, whose translation MKDLGSFTVDITIGDKKVAKAMLDLGVSINLMPYSTYAQLGLGELKPTTMSLQLVDRSIKYPRGTVEDLLIQVGKLIISADFVVLDMKNILARDKEQKILIGRSFMGTTKTVIDVHNGKLTMTVLEETVEFKVFDSLTISPSTSIDEYSYVDCMDYFVYETYLQDKNDKLEVALTLKSMKKI comes from the coding sequence ATGAAAGACCTTGGGAGCTTTACCGTCGATATTACAATAGGAGATAAAAAGGTTGCTAAAGCCATGTTAGATTTAGGAGTAAGCATCAATTTGATGCCATATTCAACATATGCACAACTTGGCTTAGGAGAATTGAAGCCAACTACCATGTCTCTACAACTGGTTGATAGGTCGATTAAGTATCCAAGAGGCACAGTGGAAGATTTGTTGATTCAAGTAGGAAAACTGATAATCTCTGCTGACTTTGTGGTTCTTgacatgaaaaatatattagcaAGGGATAAGGAGCAAAAAATACTCATTGGTAGATCTTTCATGGGAACTACTAAGACAGTTATTGACGTGCATAATGGGAAGCTGACTATGACAGTCTTGGAAGAGACTGtagaatttaaagtgtttgattctctaactATATCTCCTAgcacttcaattgatgaatattCATATGTTGATTGCatggattattttgtttatgaaACATATTTACAAGATAAGAATGATAAGTTAGAAGTTGCATTAACATTGAAAAGCATGaagaaaatttag